The following is a genomic window from Nymphaea colorata isolate Beijing-Zhang1983 chromosome 3, ASM883128v2, whole genome shotgun sequence.
TGGGGACTGAGAAACCcagattttaaataaaaaaataggcGTTTGGAACACTAAGAAACCTAATAGTTCTGAACTTTGCTGGAACTAATTAACACGCAGATATGGCTTCGTAGAAATTTTATTGCACGTCCAAAAGCCGGTTTTGAAATTCAGCCAGATTAGGTAACAGACAGGCCAAATATAAATAGCTTCAGTGGTGTCAAATTAATTTTGTCACATCACTCTGTGTATCAGGCCACTTCTTCCTCCCGCCAAACTCCTCGTGTTTCTCTTGTGTTAGGCAACTTCATGACCATAGCTGATAGCTCTGTCTtgccttttctctctccacaGTGACAAAGTAGGCTAGTAGGCCATGGAACTGAAATGGGTGTTCGTCCCCATCTTTTCCTTCACAGAGACCAGCTGCGCTTCGTCTCCCATCTCTGTCTCCTTAAATGCCTGCACACTTACCCCCACCATTCAAAAGTGAGATGAACCAAATCctgtttctgtctctctctctccctctgtgcgtgtgtgagtgagagagataGGAGAGTATTTTTCTCTATCCAAGGAGGGAACTGTCATGTGGACCCCGTATCAGATTGAAAAGAATAAGTCCCTGCAATCTGAGTTGTTCACTTTATGAGACTTTAATAAGCGGGAGGAGGAAGCGGAGATCCCCTCAAGAAACCACACTCATGTTCAGGCCCACAGCTATTACTGCAATGGAGGTCAGGGGACCAACCGGGCAGTACATACTAACACACTCATTCTCTGCCACTCTCCCCATCTTTATTTTGCAAGAAAACCATTCTTTCCCACATGAAAACAAGTTCAAGTTCCTACAATcccaacattttcttttctttgcctctcttttcttttcaatggcaGAAAAACCAGAACCCATCATTGCCTATCTGCAGAAAAAGCGAGCAGCCAGCACAGGCATCGTCAATTTTCAGTTCTAGAAAGATATCTTGCTATGCATGCACGCATGCACGCGTGCATGCAAGGATATCTCGCTCCCTGTTCTCATTGGCCTGTCGTTATATGTTCATCGATATTCTGTATCAGTTTAATTatgagaaaagataaaaatgagatGGTCAAAAAAGAGAGTTGCCATCATATTATTCGGCAATTATAAAAAGGACCCCAGCTGCAAATCAACCTCTGTTTGAATCTCGGGGAAAAAGGGGAATAACCCCACCGGAAATATTTGGAAACACGCAGCCAGTACATCCTGACCAATAATTCCATTCTCCCGGACCACCGCCGGGCGCCAACTTTTGGTTTATCTTTCTCAAACAGCGATGGCGGGTCCGTCCCCTGCGAAAATCACAGTATCTTTACATGATCAATTGGACGCAGTAAAGCCAGAAGAAATTAAAAGCTTAGGACCATATCAGATTCAGCTATCTCTTTTAAGAGCAGTAAACAATTCACAAGTGGGGTTCATGATCTCATTTACCGGACCTGTTTTAATTCCTTCTCGAAAACGTTTTTCACTCCAACACAGAGAGATATCTTGGATATCAGCAGTCAATAATTCCGTTAGACATGGAGCTTTAGAAAAATGCGGAGTAGTTAAATTCGGGTGTGAGTTCAATTCCAAGATCTGATGGCATTGAGACAACGCTAAAATTAATGATGAAACACGAATGTCGTTGGCAACTTGGCCTCCCTTTGTTTCAGGCCGAAACCTTCTGATGGTTCTCCTTCATTAAATTTTTGTTAGAGAAATGAAAGTTGAAGAATGAGATCTGATGCACCCTTTCCGCatttaaattcttttaaaaaggTATTGGCTGCTGAACTGATGTTGACGGAATTAATGGCCTTTAATAGAAGAAGCAGCGGGCCGGAAAAGCTAAACCGGAGATCAGGCGGGTGAAGGCCAAGTGGGTTCACCACAATAGAAAAAGACAGAAGCCTCATACCTGGTCCGACCCATTTGCAATTGCAGACTGTAACCTCCAAGCTGGCTTCCCAGCCACTTGTTGGACAGATATACATCTACTTATCATCACATGCTGTCTCTTTTACACTACATAAACAGACTTAAGCACAGttagacttaaaaaaaaatgagtaatttgttttctgtttataAGGTAACTGATATGGCTTTTTTCAATGTAGCATCAAATGTTTCAACAATAGAACTTTTGATTAATCTCAAGGAGTTTGGCGTAGCTGATCGGAAGAGCAGTTAGTTAGTGTTGCTAGTTTCATTCTCATGAGCGTGCAGAGTTTGGTTCCTCATGACCCAAATCAGAAAAGGATCatgatcagaaaaaaaatatataatttgaCATTTGGTTCTATCAAACGCCTGTCAAATGCCCCGTTAGAGTTCAAGAGAGATCCAATCTTCACAAACTCAGTTTGCCAATTtagttaaaaaagaaagacgTTAAATGAAATTcagaataaaaaatttatcaagaagaaaatgaaattcgcAATTTTCCCACGAACCGTCCAATCAACTTGTAGTAAATGGGGGAAACAGGCACCAAAATCCAGCAGCTTTGTTGGGAAGCTGGTAGCAAGCTGTGAATGTGCCAAAATTCTTCCTGAAATCCTGCAGGGagcttttctcatttttcaagcGACGGTGGGCTTGAATCGACAGATGCACCAAGAAACTGTTGGCCGCCGGTCACTCCAATTAAAATCAAGAGCACAATCAACGCTTTCTCCTTTAATGCGCGTGGGGAACATAATAAATGAGGTTCGGTTCCAATAACAATTAAAAGTGAATGATTTTAACTTTAACCATATAAACTTTGCTCTTAATTTTTAGTTCATAGGGAAGCTGGGGCTACGCAGACCCTACTGTTACCAGAAATACACTCATCTTGGctattgaattcacaagtactcCCAACCTCATCGTCGGGCAGATAGAACTGTTTGTGTGATGGGtcattttttaaagattttagtTCAATTCAGCTTATGAGTCTCAAATGAACTCAACCAAGCGCAAATATCTGCGTTTTGAAACTGAAACAGAATTTTGAAAGGGAAATGCTAAAGTTTCAATTTTAGTTCGTTTCTAAGTAGAAAAAACTCTGTTTTTAGTGTTAGTTGCAGTACTCTGGTGCACTTGCATTACACACCAAACCAGTCTGGAAGAGGAGTTTGACAGAACCGCATTTGGTAGAACAGACCAAGAGGGAGTCTGCAGGAGATTTAGGCTTCTCAGAATTTTGATGGCAAGCCAACAAGAGCACCGTTCACTTTGCCATGAGTCGATGGGTAAggcttaaaagttaaaaccaagtTGGAGAGCGTCTAGGCTCGTtgctttctctccctttccctttctctctcacaaaTTAAAGGAGAACTGAGAAGCTTTTGGTTCATGTAATGAAAATTTGTCAAGCAATTAGCCTTGAATTCGAAGATGGTTCTCTCGACATCCTTCtgaaaaatagtagaaaatcTACATTCAGAATTTTCATATTGTCTAAGCATAAAGGGACATGTTTCTGGTGAATATCAAATATTGGTGTCTAGTAAATAGGGGCCAAGCCTCAAAGGTTTGACATATTCCAGGCTAGAATTTTGCTAAATTCTGTTTATTGATGGGACCAAAATCTACAGGTGGGGGGGAGACCAGTAATGTGCTTTGTAGAACTCATCTTTCTAATGTCTCATATAAttacttaaaaattttatttagaagatttcttcattcaatcTAAAGGCAGATGtgctatatatacatatatagctgtttgtttatttatttgtaaaatGCACAggcttgcaaaccaaatgagGGAAAAAAGATTGTAAACATTTATAGTCAAGGTTATGTATATAgggaagaaacaaatttttttgcttctccactTGAAATTACAGGGATGGACAGGAGAAGCAGCGTGCTGGGGAACACGGAgccatttttcttcctttttattggTTATGGGCTCCGAACACGTCGACAATGACTTGGCTGAAAGGAGAAGTGTGAAGTTGGGGATCGTCCATCCTGCCTTTCTTTGCTGCCTTCTCCGGTAGATCCTCCGGcaatgaggaagaagatgacGATGCCCACGAATCGTTGGTGCTATCAGAGTTGAAATATGCATCAAAAACTCCCCTCGGGCTGCCGGGTAGAGAAGGGAGCTTCCGTTTCTGTCCTCTAATATGTCCCAATACCGCCGAATCCTTGATGAGTTGAAGGCATTCTCTCACCTCTTCCTGCTTCATTTTAAAGATCGAAGGTGTCAACTGTCAAGTAAAATTACAATTGCAGAACCAACAACGAAAAGCAGCAaacttataatttttaatatgatATTGATGTGGGTAATGCTTCATTTCTTATTACCATGCTAATCTCCATGACACCAAGAAGTTGGTTCTCATATTCTGTCGGGTTGGAAGACTCCAGTTGACTGATCACAGAGAGCATGATAGATGACGCTATAATTGCTGGCGCGTAATGCACAAATCTGTAATCTGGTTGGTGACaggataagaagaaaaaagtaaggTAAACGATGACAAAACTCGGGCAGCACCACCATGAAATGAAGGTTGAATGGTATGTGATGGTACCTCTGATTAGGGAGAGCAGTAGCTGCTCGCATCTGATAAAGAACTCCCAACGCTGATGATTGCTCAACCCCAACTTCCTAACCACATAATAGATAAATGAAAGAGGGGTGACAGGGTGCATCTTCCATTCTAAAGCTGAGAGAACCAGGAGCTCCATTCTCTGAATGGTTTTGGCCTCAAACACATACTTCGTTTCTTCCACCTGCAGGTCTAGAAGAAAAGGGACTTGTGTTTCTTCCACCTTGGCACCCAAAGAGAGGCAAGCCACAGCAGCCAACTGTGTCATCCATGGCTTCTCTCCCTGCCAAACAAAAATCCCCAAGGATTGCTAtcagaagaagagaagaagaaaacgaatgaaaaaaaaaggattggtTTCGGAGCGTTGAAGGACCTGAAACTGCAGAGTAGAGAGAAACCGATCGAGAAAGTTGACAGAGAGAACTGCGGTGTGCGTCGTGAAACTGTAGTGGGCAATCACAGAGAGGATCCATTCGACTGCTTCCTTACGAGTAGACGCGAATAGATTATCGTTTCTTAGAGATTCAATGTAGTCCAGGCGCAGCCGTTTCTGGGATTTCTCCTTCGATGCCAAGGAAACCAACTCGTCGCGCTCCTGCGAGAGCTGTTCGTTCAAGAGATTTTGAAGAAGCGGAGCAGGGCTGCACAAAGAGAAGCTCTCCTCTTGGGAGTTGTCTTCTTCGTCCCAACCATTCTCTGCACAGTATAGATTGAGTTGAGCCATCGTCCTCTGTCTCGAGGAGGAGAGCGCTCGTTTTCAAGGCATTCTTCCGCGGCTTCTCTTTTTCATGTAACGCACCCGCAGATAGAAGAATTAAATAAAAGCACTaggcaggaagaaaaaaaaaaggaaaaaaaaaaagggggaaagagGCAGGGAGGGAGAGCGCGAAAGAAAAGTCAGCACGCTAAACCATgcagcaaaaatgaaaaagcaaaattttatttgcatttgggctctttttttctgcaaatgATAATAAAGCTTTTGTGGCCGCTTATCAGAAAGGGAAGGTGAAAGAAAGTTGGCTGTCGTTATTGAGCTTCATTTAGCTCACAATCGTCTCCGTGGTGttgcttttcataaaaaatggagCATTTGGTTGACCATAAACGGGTCAAGTATGAAGAAAAGGTGCTTGGTTAGAACTTAGGAGCACTATCAACATATCATTTATAAATATAGTGCCATATACAAAGAGAGTGATTAATTTTAACATGGGCATTTTTACAAATGGTAGCTGGCTTTTCTATTTATCAGGCTGGGGTTGAACCCTGCCTGACTTTGCCACAAACCCCGCGCTTACTGCCTAGTCCATTGAATTGAATTTTGCTGTCCTTGCTATGTGAAAATATGCGATAAAAAATTATCATGGAGTGAATTAACATGGGGCAGTGGCACTGTGGTGGAGCCTGCTTTTTTGTTCTGCAACGGCGATGCGGAGTGCAACACAGAGGAAGCTGGACCCACGAAAAAGAACTCTGAATtggggaaagagaaagaaaggggcTCGATAAAAGAGGATGGATGGGGGGTGGATCTTCTTCCCGATTCTCCTTTGTCATCCACCGCCGATATAGTGCATCCGTTGGATGTCTACAGTCCACATGAATCTCTCCAAGTTCATTTCAAAAAGCAACTGCTTATGATAAAAGAAAGCTGAAGTTAAGCTGATGAGAAGTATAGTTTCTGAAATATAAACGATCTTCAATGCATTTATGCCTCTATATTGATCAAGCTGTGTATTCGTATATGGACTGGGACGTGCCGCATAGAACAAAAGTGTTGCATGTGTGCTTCTTAATGAGAGCGAGACCGAACATTGCAGTATTTAATCTGATCTTTTGAAATTCTGCATGCTTTTTGAGAAGGTTTTATACTAGAATCTGGTTGGATTACTGTATAAATTTTCGTCTAAACAAAGCTGCCCATCGATGGCTTCTGTAATAGCTTCCGTCTCCCGCCACGGTCAAGATGAGACGTAGCTGCGCTTTGGTTTCTTGGCGGGGTAGAGCAAGAGCAGCACCTTCGTTTGGTTGGGCCGTGGGTGgcagagagagagtgtgtgggagagaaggaaagagagagggtgAGGGGTCGTTTTCGGAGTTGTTTGTCACTCTCGATTTTTAAAGTGTGGCCATGTTGAACATAATGGCGCTGTGTCTTGTCCTCCTCCTGTCTTACTCCCCTGCAACATGCGCCCGTACTCCCCTTCCTTCCTCCCCTTTTTCACCTATCCTCTTCACCATTGCGCCTCTGCCCCCATGAAACTGGTGGCTCCAAATTAATTCAACCCTAgtaatcttcttcttcatcatcttcttcttcttcttcttcttcctctaacAGATTAATGGCTGGTCCGCTGAACGATGACCTTTCCTTTCCCCCTTCTTCTGGACCACCTACCTCGTTCTCGTTCATGTGtactttttttccatttttgcttCATTCTTCACTAATTGGTCATACCGAGGGAATTGCATGAATGGTGTATCACGATTCAGGTTCTTCTGGTTTTTCTAATTCAACATGTATCGAAAATTTGATTGAAATTGTTCTTTTATGTATTTAGATTACTCGATCCGACTGCCCACAATCATaatccttttcccttttctcgtGGAAACTTGAAAGCATAGAAATTAACCACTTTGCAGTTTCTCGGCTATGAACTGTAAATCTCGCTTGATGTATTTATCAAAACTTTCTTATACTCGTCGCCCACTGAGGTCTTCTCGGCcttttgcatcaaattgagATAAAATAAAGGGGTATAATATTAATATCAGGAAAAAAAGGTTCGGGAGCTAACCCCCATGCGGCTGTTTTCCTGAAATAAAATGAAGGGCAGGCTAAAGTGGGGCATGGCCCTTCTCGAGTTGTCCATTTCACCACCTTCCCACATTAATGGCTACTAGAAACCCTGCACTTTGTCCTTTTGCTTTTCGCACGCACCAACTCCCAAAGACCCCGCCCTATTGACCTCCGCGTATATAACAATAAGATGCAAACCCAAAACGCATTCTCCTGTCTACCAAGTAAATGTCTAAAAAATGttggtttcttttcttcattgcTGTAGAAAAGTTTCATCCTTTCTTGGAGAAATCACAGGGAATGCGGTGAAGAGGAACGTCTAAAACAGGTAACTTAAACTATAATACATTTGGTCCCGCCCAGTTGCCAGTGCCGTAAAAAGTGTTTTGACAACTCAAATTAACAGCTGTTGTGCAGTTGAATGAGGAGAAGAATCACCAAGCTAAAACATTTTACATTTACATTTATTTGAACATTTTGTCTTGTATCGAAGACTATGAAAGATATTCAATTATTCACGAATAAATTTACCAAAACTACTAAGGGAGAGGTTACTAAGTTGAGATCAATTTTGGTTGTGAAATTACATAATGAAACGAACTTTGGCGAAATATGGATGCTTcgtaaaaaaaatttaccaaatCAGAAGAGAACAATTGgtaattttctttaataatgGCTCTCATAACATTTTATGAGTACTCTTGAGATGGGTCAGGTTTTGCTCTTTGCGTTGCCTTCCTAGGCCAAAGCAATTAAGCATCTGTTTATATTTGGGGGGAAAGAAAGGCTGCCACTTAACTCAAAAGAGATGTTATGTCCATTTAttgtacccaaaaaaaaaaaaaaaacaaaagaaaagctgGTTATGTACCGGACCTAGTCATAGCTTGGAAAAAATAGAGCATAGAAGGCatgtaaaaagtaaaagagTCAATGCCCCTACTTGAGAAGAGGTCACATCTCACCCAACTGACCAAGAGAAAATCCACCCTTCAAAGTGATCTGTGGCCCCAGAGGTCCTTTTATGAACAAATAGTCTTTTAAAGCCAATTCATgaccaagagaagaagaagccatgTGAACAGTAAGAAATTGTGAGCAACTCTGCCTAAATTGACGTTCAAGGAAATaagctttttattttatctcttttgcaagaaaatggaATAAAAGATGCCTGAAACCACTGTTCATGCAAGCTTTCTAGTGCAAACTCCAATGCCCAAGATGATTATCTTGCCCGCTTGTAGGTAAAGCTCTTTTTTGGATGAAGAGACGATGGGGATAGGCGGCCCTTTACCTTTATTGAAAGGTTACGAGCCATTGGAGTCAACATGGGGCTTAAGTTGCACTCGATGATGTTATTGTTGAGTAGATCAATTAATCATAAGTTGGTCCATGCTTATTATTTTCTATAGTTTAAACCATGATTATAAATGTTGTATTTTCTAAGCACCAAATACAAATCATATATCCGGTTAACTTTGGAGATGCTTTATCTTCCTAAAATGGAGAAAGTTGAAGGTGGATTCCAACAATTCCTCCTCCAAGATGTTGACATCAAAATCATGTGACAATATGGAGATTTTTTGTCGTTCCAATGCCAATGGGAATGTGAATAAACATGCAATAGCTTGTTCTTAGAAGAAGAGGAACCTTTGCCCACCACACCTAGGTCCCAGCCCATGTCTTTAGATAATGAATGATCTGATTATAGGAATTTGGCCATTTTCGAATGGAGAACGAATGAACAAATTTTACGATTGCCAAAAAGcaagacacttttttttttgtctcgtTTCGATGTTGGTTTACATtgcatgtgatttcaatattgCCTGAGCTGGACAGGGGTTTGGAGCAGTGGCGTAGCTGTGTtacaaaatatatgtatgtataatatgCTTATTTGAATCAAATCAATGTGTGAtcgaatatttatttaaatctgaatctgaatattaTCCAATGTTATTTCTTAAGATTAAATCTGATCCAAGTCTGCTTAAGACTGTCCCTTGGCCTGTAGGTCTTTGCACAAAGTTAAAACTCTAGCTCTTCCATAGTGGTATCTCACTCATGGCTCGGGCTCCCTGGAAGGAGGCCTTCTTTGCCCAAGGCCAATCCCagggaacagtaaagcttcatagggtctttTTGTCTAGGTGCAGGTAATCCGCAGCATcccaaaattagtttaatatatgtattaattttttgatatatttgattgtcaTACAGGtaagtgctccaaaaaaattaaaggtattgaatgagtgcccccCTCCTTCCCCTTGGGAAATAATTTCTGGCTCCCTTAATAATTTGGAGTTTATTTGCAATTGTTTTTCTTCCCTTCCCTCACTTAGccatcaaacatcaaaaaagtTCCCTCATAAAAACCTTTCTCTAGTTCATCAAACCCCCGCTCATTTTAGGATGATGTGAAATTTCTCCTCTCCTACCATTTATCAAGGGAACTTTTCCCTTGTGACTTTTTCTCTAAATTAATGGAAACAATCAAACGCTACAAGGAGGTGTTAATTTGGGTATTATGCCCATCTGCTGGAAACTCCCAGCCCAGCCTCTATCAACGGGATCACGGTGAGAGTGTGCTCTGAAATCTATGGAGTCCATTAACCCGACGTTGTGGTCCCTCATCAAGCAGAAAATGGACCCGGCAGAGATGTTAATGGATCGTACTCGGCTCAAATGTAGTAAGTTAGCAATTACTGGATGTGACCTGTCGGATATTGCCAGAACTTGTTGTAAATTTTGAGGTTGAATGTACAAAATATAAAACCATGTCCAATTTTTTATCTGTAACCTGATTCATATGCTCCATGGAATTGGGTATCCACCTAATtcagtaaaaaatgaaaacaaacttgTACGAcatatctggatccaaagaATTTAATTTGTTACTGCATCTGGCCGTATGCTTGGATTCAAATCGCTTTCCTTTGCAACATTGATATGCATGGATCGCTATCAATCACCACCACCAGACTTTAGATGGTAGAAATGTTGGATCTATCAGTATTATCATGCCTGTGCCACCATGATTTAGCAAACCTCTGAGTTTACTTCCTGACTttattaaggaaaagaaaaaagtttaaactgtaatctaacgGAAGAAGATATCTTGGTTACAAACTCGGCCTTTTCGCTAATTAAGAAGAtggtgtgtgtttgtgtgtgtgtcagtGGCGAAGCCTGAAAACTTAGTTGAAGGGGCACCTGTTTAGaaacatttatatttgaatgaACACTTAtatgtgtataaaaataaatattaaatttgccaatgtaaaaataaaggaagTTTAAAGAGCTGGTGTGGGCGACTGCCCACACTAACCCACATGTGACTACGCTACTGGTGCCTGTGCGGAGAGCAAATATACCATCTTACAGATGCATTTGGGAACCGATCGATCATCTTATGAACATGAAATGTCTTCCTACCCTGATCACTTAGGTGGTGTTTGAGCGGTGAAGAGCATCGGAGACAAATGTTTTTCCTAAGCAGTCAGAACTGGTACCCCCACTCAAACACCAGGATAAATGTATCTTGATGTTCTCCAAGACCAAACCAAGTTATAAGTGGTTTTATTCCGTATGATATATGATGaggaacaaaaaatttgttgaagacattttctctgaGACAATTTCCTTTCGGTTTTGCGTTTTCCAGATGCAGTGGAAAGTGTCCTTCAATTCACAATATCACATTTTTGTGCTTGGGATTGCCAGAATACTGCACAGAACACATTGTTCAGTGGCCAACTTCCCCATGTAATGTTTCTAGATCGGTTGTTGGATTCTAAATCTGGATCTGCCTGTTGATAAGGGTAGTAACCATTCTTTCTCTATCCTTCCTGGTTTATGCATTTGGTAAGCAAGGAAATGTTGGAGACAATGAACGATAGTAAAGGGATGGATAAGAGAAAGATGGTGGCCTAAAAATTTTTCTACctcattctttttgtttccttgcGTCTAGAGTCTGTGCCGCATGGACTGAAGGAGTCAGGCCGTGACACTTTTTATGTATCTTTTTATTTTACAGTAGTCACGTACCTTAGAAAATTGTCGCCTCATATATTTAGTGACATTGCCTCAGTTTTCGCCATTGAAAACTTTTGTGCTGTCACTGAAACTAAATGAGTAACGCAAGTGCATGCCGTAGAAATTC
Proteins encoded in this region:
- the LOC116251595 gene encoding cyclin-D3-1-like isoform X1; the encoded protein is MAQLNLYCAENGWDEEDNSQEESFSLCSPAPLLQNLLNEQLSQERDELVSLASKEKSQKRLRLDYIESLRNDNLFASTRKEAVEWILSVIAHYSFTTHTAVLSVNFLDRFLSTLQFQGEKPWMTQLAAVACLSLGAKVEETQVPFLLDLQVEETKYVFEAKTIQRMELLVLSALEWKMHPVTPLSFIYYVVRKLGLSNHQRWEFFIRCEQLLLSLIRDYRFVHYAPAIIASSIMLSVISQLESSNPTEYENQLLGVMEISMQEEVRECLQLIKDSAVLGHIRGQKRKLPSLPGSPRGVFDAYFNSDSTNDSWASSSSSSLPEDLPEKAAKKGRMDDPQLHTSPFSQVIVDVFGAHNQ
- the LOC116251595 gene encoding cyclin-D3-1-like isoform X2 gives rise to the protein MAQLNLYCAENGWDEEDNSQEESFSLCSPAPLLQNLLNEQLSQERDELVSLASKEKSQKRLRLDYIESLRNDNLFASTRKEAVEWILSVIAHYSFTTHTAVLSVNFLDRFLSTLQFQGEKPWMTQLAAVACLSLGAKVEETQVPFLLDLQVEETKYVFEAKTIQRMELLVLSALEWKMHPVTPLSFIYYVVRKLGLSNHQRWEFFIRCEQLLLSLIRDYRFVHYAPAIIASSIMLSVISQLESSNPTEYENQLLGVMEISMEEVRECLQLIKDSAVLGHIRGQKRKLPSLPGSPRGVFDAYFNSDSTNDSWASSSSSSLPEDLPEKAAKKGRMDDPQLHTSPFSQVIVDVFGAHNQ